One stretch of Candidatus Deferrimicrobiaceae bacterium DNA includes these proteins:
- a CDS encoding DUF2318 domain-containing protein, translated as MHRTTGGTNGGTDPGRGRGKRLPLIAAAILAGVVALGAAGWLGGIFPKTYAEIAKSAGVVETADVVKIPLKALDSSKALFLQQEVDGRQLYYFALKSSDDAYRAAFDACNGCFRTNLGYRQEEDRMVCNKCGVAFPSVRIEEIKGGCNPHPLARKVEGQYLVIRKGDIAAGKNYFPGNRS; from the coding sequence ATGCACAGGACGACAGGGGGAACGAACGGAGGAACGGATCCCGGCCGCGGGAGGGGAAAGCGCCTCCCTCTGATCGCGGCGGCCATCCTTGCGGGGGTGGTTGCGCTCGGGGCGGCGGGATGGCTCGGAGGCATCTTCCCGAAGACCTACGCGGAGATCGCGAAGTCGGCCGGGGTCGTCGAAACAGCGGACGTGGTGAAGATCCCCCTCAAGGCGCTCGATTCGAGCAAGGCGCTCTTTCTCCAGCAAGAAGTCGACGGACGGCAGCTTTATTATTTCGCGCTGAAAAGTTCCGACGACGCGTATCGCGCCGCCTTCGACGCGTGCAACGGCTGCTTCCGGACGAATCTTGGGTATCGCCAGGAGGAAGACCGGATGGTGTGCAACAAATGCGGGGTGGCGTTCCCCTCGGTGCGGATCGAGGAAATCAAGGGGGGGTGCAACCCCCATCCACTGGCGCGCAAGGTGGAAGGCCAGTACCTGGTGATCCGGAAGGGCGACATCGCAGCCGGGAAGAATTACTTCCCCGGCAATCGATCGTAG